The DNA window GAGAACCATCAAGGTTATTCGATCTCGGGACGTGCTTCGTCCGGGGTCCGGATCTTTAATGTTGGAAAGGACGAGAGGATCGTCGGTGCAGCCCGGATCGACGAAGACGAGTCGCCTGAAAACGAGGCCGAGGAAGCGATCGCCGAAGACATGGTGGGGCGGACCTCCGAAGAGACGACGCCGCACACGACCGCGCATTCGGACGACAATATCGAAGGCGAACCCGGCGCAAGCTAGTGCGATCGGCGGGCGGCAAACGAACGTAGCGGGTTAGACCGCTGCCGGATTGTGTCGCTCGCCGCGCAGCCGCTGGATCACCCCGGTGACGATCAGGAACTGACCGGTGTAATAAAGCGGCCAGATGAGCCAATCGGTGATCGCGGGATCGATCCGGCCGGCTTCCTTGGCGAAGATCAGCAGGTCGGACGCGACGAACAGCACCGCGCCAAGCCCCACCTGATAGCGCGAGAAGCGGCTGACCCAAGCAGTGGCAGCCATCAGCCCGAGGATCAGCGCATAGATCGTTGCGAGAAGCCAGCCATCCTGCGGCGCGGTAATCATCGCGGTGACGATCGGCGTACCCAGCAGCAATCCAAAGGCGGCCATCTTCTGGCTCGGTTGGACGATCTCCCGCGCATTGTGGCGATAAAGCAGGATCGCAACGAGATGCCCGAGGGCGAAAAACAGCGCGCCCAATTCGATGGCGAACTCAATTCCCACATCGCCCAGCGCGCCGAGTGCCATCACGGCGGCGATCAGCACGGTGTCGCGCCCCCTGCCCCGATCCCACGCATAGATCGCGAGCGTACCGACGCATGCGCCCTTCCATGCGGTGAGCCATAGACCAG is part of the Alteriqipengyuania halimionae genome and encodes:
- a CDS encoding lysoplasmalogenase: MVRQALIDRRPFLLLSLALSVSFFFASDGRVPGLWLTAWKGACVGTLAIYAWDRGRGRDTVLIAAVMALGALGDVGIEFAIELGALFFALGHLVAILLYRHNAREIVQPSQKMAAFGLLLGTPIVTAMITAPQDGWLLATIYALILGLMAATAWVSRFSRYQVGLGAVLFVASDLLIFAKEAGRIDPAITDWLIWPLYYTGQFLIVTGVIQRLRGERHNPAAV